The Juglans regia cultivar Chandler chromosome 11, Walnut 2.0, whole genome shotgun sequence genome contains the following window.
AATATATTGCCCCTGCCCAGAGGAACAAGGTTTTAGAAAAGAAAGTTTTCAATTCATCCATTGTCCTCTCGTGGCCTTCAAAGCTTCTATCATtgctctccctccaaatacaccagcaCATACATATAAGgaccatcttccaaattgcaGTCACTTGTGGATTGCCTTAGAGACTACTCCAACTTGCTAGGAACCCACCAGCCTTCTAGGCATGACCCATAAGCCCattcccacaaaaaaaaaatcattccacACGGTTTTGGCCACCTTGCAGTGTAGAAGCAAGTGGTCTACCGTTTCCCTATTCTTATTACACATGCAACAGCAATCCAAAATCATGAGCTGGCATCTTCTTAGGTTGTCTATGGTAGGTATCTTCCCTAAAGAAGCTGCGCAGACAAAGAAAGCTGCTTTTAGAGGAGCTTTAGTCTTCCATATCTTCCTCCATGGAAAGGCATTCATGCCTTGGCTTGTCAAATTCTGATTGAATGATCTAACAGTGAATCTACATTTTCTGGAGGGGCTCCAACTAATCTTGTCCATAGTTCCCGTCCTTTGTATTGACATTCCACATGTTTCTGTCACAAGTATGCCATGGGACTTGCTGTTGTGATTAATTAGgggtatcatatatatatttttttttgataggtaatcaaagaATTAGGGGTATCATATAATATAGGAGATTcctcttcaaattttttttttggattgggaGGTTGTGCATACTGGGTCGCAAACTCATTACCTCATATAATAAAGGTCCTAACCTTGGTCTGTGCAAATATATTGTGATTCCAAAAAGGGGACATTGATGCTGCATGTATTGATAACAATATTAAGGAAGACATCGAACTCTTTAATACAGAACTGAGATTTTCAGAGATATGTTTACatgagttgtttatttttttaattaaatagaaatgtAGATAGGGGAAAAATAGGAAGTAATTTTACATTAGTAagaactaaatatttttatgagtcACCATAAAGTAGTTTAAGAAATAATACTGATGACATAGACTAATGCTTTTGAACGGCATTGTGGATATTGAGATATAAGATTGAAAGAATGAGCAATCTTGTATCTGTAAACCAGACCCTAAAATAAATGGTGCAAGCAGTATTGACAGGGAACTGATCTgaaatgtatatattaattcacATTCAGTGTGTTGTACTGTCTTATTTGAATTGTAATAAAGTGTTAGCATTATTGACATTTTAACTCATTTGATGAAATATGTCATCAGAATCCCattcctccaaaaaaaaaaaaaaatgcttgcaTGCGGAACACTCTTGCACCACATGCACAGTTgtgtcacacacacacacaaaaacaaGACATACATATCTAGAGAGGTGTGTGTGAGCAAGTTAGTCTAAGATATGGGCTATGGGCACTTCAACATACTTTCTACTTATTGCCCAATTTCAGTCTTTTGTTGTATCTGATTAGTCATGATGTACTAAATTAACCGTGTTTGTGCTGATTTGCCTTGTCAATGTTCCACAGATGAGCTCTCTGACGAGAAATCGGACGTTCAACTCATTGAGGAAGGCTTTCGCGGAACACTTTTGACAGCAAACGGTTCATCCCAAGTTGTTTAAAAAACATGCTTTTGAAACTTAGTCTTGCGTGCAACACCCAACTGATTGTAGGCATGATACTAGGGGAGGAAACTAATTGAAATTTTGGGCTGCATTTTTGAGGTAGGTGGCTATTCCATTGTTAACATTTTGTTGCGATCCTTCTTTCGTGGCATGATAAGAATATCTTATCATCTTGAATGCCCATATCCTTTTGGAGCCTCAGATATCTCTATTTCTTTGTTCTTATCCTTCCCGTGATGCTTATTTCTCTATAATATTCAACTGGTCTTTACTGTCAACACTTTTTTCAcgttttaataaattttcaaaatgttgAAAAGTTGAAGTTGAAAAGGCTTAGTTCTTAACAGCAAGGTTGAAGTTCAAATGaacattaatttgaaatttgtttttgttggcgAGAAATGATTTGCTTTTCTAAATCCCATTTTTATTTGCATTGATGACCATTTTTTCTTGTCTTAGGCAGAAGCATCTAGCTGTACCAATGTCTGGTGGTGGTCCCCCCCCTACAGAGAGGATATGAAAGGTATTAACTCATACCTGCTGCTGTGTCAAAGTCGTGGTTTTTGGGTGCAATTGTTCTGGCTTCAGTTCAATGCTCCCCTTGGATGTTGCTGCCTTCTGTCTACCTAACCTTGTCCATATCATGGGCTTCGAGGGTCCATTGTACATGATTGTGTGCTTTTGTGACGGATTGGCGGATGGCTTATGTGGGTATTAATGTATTAGGTACATCTAAGTGAAACTTTACTCACGTtgcatctccctctctctctctctgtcacacacacacacacacacacacacaagattTTAGTCAACAGACAGATCTTGGAGCCGGAATGACAACTATTTCTGAACGTATTCTGATGTCCAAATACTGATTGAAGTGTGTCTAGAATGGCGTAACAAATAACAATTCCTGCTCCACTTTTAGCCAAAAATGATGCCCATCAAGGTGGTTTTCCCGTCTGTTTATCACGGGCAtataaagaaaacaattaaCTGGAGAACTTGAAGAATGGGAGTTGTTGGGGTGTATCGTAGTTTGGTCAAATCCTGCTTATTGTAGCCATTTTCTTCCCTCCTAAACCGAGATTTATATTGCCGTAATGGAATGAACCACGTTGACGGATTCCTACCAAGTTAAGGATATTATTGGCGTCCAAGACACTTTCTATACATTTTTATCGAATATTGTATCACTTGATGATTGGGGCGTGTGTCTATTTTCATTTCCCATGTGAGCTCTCGCActattgtttaaaatttaaatccttGTCCCTCGAAATGTAAATACTAGATTCATGGACTCTTTTCTCAAAGGCATGATAGCTTAGATTGAAATTGCATTAGAGGACAATGGTCCGTATACGACTGAAAGCTTTCCAGATGCGTAGCCTTTTGACAAAGCTTGTCCTAGCACGTACTCACCAATCAGAAACATGGCTATAGAAAACGCATCTAACATCTTAACTGACCCCCACCCCAAAAACGAAAAGCAACcgataaaattacattttagccctctctttctctctctctcactctctgccCGCCAGCCTGCCTTCCTGCTTTTCTTCAATGCATTTGGTTGGTATTAGGCTTATTCTTATATTGAGGGAAATATAACGTTAGATCCAGAGTTTGTGATTCCGGGAGTTGTGGGCTCCTCGGGCTCCTCGGAACCAACGATCCCAGCTGACATCTGCCGGACCCATGCTCCTACATCAACCATACAACCCCTTTATCGCAACAAGCAACACAACGCTAACAACTCTATTAAAACGGTAACAACAACAGCAATTTCTTACGATGGAAGCAGCGGATCACGGACAGTGTCGAGGCTTGAAATGAGTCTGCGGAAGATTACAATTGATGATGTTGATCATTACATGAATTCTGAGTACCGAGTGTGATGAAATTAAATCAAATGGTGAGCATGAGTGATGTAAAAGCTAATCACTTACTCTTTGCATACAATGGAGGATTTACCTAATGTTTCAAGTTCCTCCAGCTCGTTCTGCATCACAACTTGTTTAATTAGCTTGATTTATATTTCGTTTTCCCACaataaaccaaagaaaaaaaaaatgcataccGGATATGGACAAGTCTATACAGGAATAACATGATATAGATAGGATGATTTTGAAAGAAGAAGGTGGGGAAAGGATGACCTGGATCATGTTGATTTGGTTATCTAGATTGGATATGGCAGCTACCATTCTATGCTTCCCAAGGAAAGTGGAATAAGGCCCTGCTTTTGCGTTACCTTCAGCATCATGAAGAGGCACTCCAAGTCCTGGAGATGATGATGGCACCTGTGACTGTTGTTCTTCATTGTTTATCGCTTTCACCACTGGAACTACTGGCTCGTCCATGTCcatgaggaagagagagagagagagagagagagaggagaggggaGGGGGGAACCCAGTTTGTACACATGATTAAAGGCTAAAGTGGACCAGTTATAAAACGTTGAAAGATGGGAGATGGAAGCAATGCAAGTCATCATATTAACAAATGGAAAGTCATCtgataaaaaatacttatccaAGATACATgctaatatattataatgaaatgAAGCAGTGGGTCAATacgaaataaatatagaatattat
Protein-coding sequences here:
- the LOC109009596 gene encoding guanine nucleotide-binding protein subunit gamma 2-like gives rise to the protein MDMDEPVVPVVKAINNEEQQSQVPSSSPGLGVPLHDAEGNAKAGPYSTFLGKHRMVAAISNLDNQINMIQNELEELETLGKSSIVCKELISSLDTVRDPLLPSSMGPADVSWDRWFRGARGAHNSRNHKLWI